Proteins co-encoded in one Cytobacillus sp. NJ13 genomic window:
- a CDS encoding patatin-like phospholipase family protein, with the protein MQRPKIGLALGSGGARGFAHLGAIKVLKEAGIPIDYIAGSSMGAMVGCFYGAGLDVDRLYKLSKAFKRKYYLDFTVPKMGFVAGKRVKELIRIFTHGKNLEDLDIPVNVVATDLMTGEKVVFKSGPISDAVRASISIPGIFVPERLNGRLLVDGGVVDRVPVSVVKEMGADIIIAIDVSHVKSNAEITSIYDVIMQSLDIMQMELVTHREIASDFMIRPRVEMYSSRAFTNIEEIIKIGEEEAKKHIDSIHHYITKWKEHPDR; encoded by the coding sequence TTGCAGCGACCGAAAATAGGTTTGGCACTTGGTTCGGGAGGAGCTCGGGGATTCGCCCACCTGGGTGCCATCAAGGTCTTGAAGGAAGCCGGCATACCGATTGATTATATTGCCGGCAGCAGCATGGGTGCAATGGTAGGCTGCTTTTATGGGGCCGGGCTAGATGTTGATCGTTTATATAAGCTTTCCAAAGCATTTAAAAGGAAGTATTATTTAGATTTCACGGTGCCTAAAATGGGTTTTGTTGCGGGTAAACGAGTAAAGGAACTGATCCGTATATTTACCCATGGAAAAAATCTTGAAGATCTCGATATTCCGGTAAATGTTGTGGCTACTGATTTAATGACTGGAGAAAAGGTTGTTTTTAAAAGCGGTCCCATTTCCGATGCTGTAAGGGCGAGCATATCCATCCCAGGCATATTTGTGCCTGAAAGATTAAATGGGCGCCTTTTAGTGGACGGAGGAGTAGTGGACAGGGTTCCTGTGTCTGTTGTTAAAGAAATGGGGGCTGATATTATCATCGCCATCGATGTATCACATGTAAAATCGAATGCGGAAATCACTTCAATCTATGACGTAATCATGCAAAGTCTGGATATCATGCAGATGGAGCTGGTTACTCACCGTGAAATTGCTTCCGATTTTATGATCAGGCCCCGGGTGGAAATGTATAGTTCCCGAGCATTTACCAATATTGAAGAAATCATCAAAATCGGCGAAGAGGAAGCAAAAAAGCATATTGACAGTATTCATCATTACATAACTAAATGGAAGGAGCATCCTGATAGATGA
- a CDS encoding nucleotidyltransferase — protein MNAAGVIVEYNPFHNGHAFHLEQAKKISGAETIIAVMSGNFLQRGEPALLSKWKRAEMALRAGADIVFELPFQFAVQQADIFASGAVSILEAAGCRSLCFGSESGNMESFHQTLSFLEEHNADYQERVRVHLDAGFSYPKATSMAFLDLNPEGELVDLSKPNNILGFQYLKSARRQYSSMELFTVARKSAGYHDEQFTSDSIASATSIRKALFSGNGEIECIRQYVPETTYQGLLHYKKEFGGFHQWEQYWPFLKFRLVHLQPEKLRGIYEMEEGLEHRFLTAALQAESFQQFMEKIKTKRYTWTRLQRACVHILTNTEKTEMPNKPLRAKYLRLLGMTKNGRKYLNMHKSDLKLPLISRISSHNAHQLHLDIKASRVYAMGIDGARDKTLMQKEFNQPPIMVD, from the coding sequence ATGAATGCAGCAGGTGTAATTGTAGAATATAATCCTTTTCATAATGGCCATGCCTTTCATTTGGAGCAGGCAAAAAAAATCTCAGGTGCAGAAACCATCATTGCTGTCATGAGCGGCAACTTTCTGCAGAGGGGAGAACCTGCATTACTTTCCAAATGGAAGCGTGCAGAAATGGCGCTAAGAGCTGGTGCAGATATTGTATTTGAGCTTCCATTCCAGTTTGCAGTTCAGCAGGCAGATATTTTTGCTAGCGGAGCTGTATCCATTTTAGAAGCGGCCGGCTGCAGGAGCTTATGCTTCGGAAGCGAATCCGGCAATATGGAAAGCTTCCACCAAACTTTATCATTCCTGGAAGAACATAATGCCGACTATCAAGAAAGGGTCAGAGTGCATCTGGATGCGGGCTTTAGCTATCCAAAAGCAACCTCCATGGCCTTCCTGGATCTGAATCCCGAAGGTGAATTGGTTGACCTTTCAAAACCAAATAATATTCTTGGGTTTCAGTATTTAAAGTCAGCCCGCAGACAATATTCATCGATGGAACTTTTTACAGTTGCAAGAAAAAGCGCAGGATACCATGACGAACAATTTACTTCAGATTCCATAGCAAGTGCGACAAGCATCAGAAAAGCACTTTTTTCAGGGAATGGAGAGATTGAATGCATTCGCCAATATGTTCCGGAAACTACATATCAAGGTTTACTTCACTATAAAAAAGAGTTTGGCGGATTTCATCAATGGGAACAATACTGGCCTTTCTTAAAATTCCGTCTGGTTCATCTTCAGCCAGAAAAGTTAAGGGGGATTTATGAAATGGAGGAAGGCCTGGAGCATAGATTTCTAACAGCAGCACTCCAGGCAGAAAGTTTTCAGCAGTTTATGGAAAAGATTAAAACGAAGAGGTACACCTGGACAAGGCTTCAGCGGGCTTGTGTTCATATCCTCACAAATACAGAAAAAACAGAGATGCCCAATAAACCATTAAGAGCAAAATATCTGCGTCTTTTGGGGATGACCAAGAACGGCAGGAAGTATTTAAACATGCATAAATCCGACTTAAAATTGCCGCTGATTTCAAGAATTTCTTCACATAATGCACATCAGCTGCATTTGGATATAAAAGCTTCCCGGGTATATGCAATGGGTATAGATGGTGCTCGGGACAAAACTCTAATGCAGAAGGAATTTAATCAGCCTCCTATTATGGTTGATTAA
- a CDS encoding SepM family pheromone-processing serine protease codes for MRSKFYTRSFLILAVILLVSSFYYLPYYVSKPGMAKELEPIIEVENGNEEQGTFMLTTVRMGRANIYAYVAAKFSKYQELYPVEEIRSENETEEEYNVRQLHLMATSKLAAIETAYKKAGIPIHYHYNGVYILNVLPDMPAHGKLQAGDRIFKVDGKEFKSSDEFISTVSNKQEGSEITLTFERQDKIKETSIPLKKLKETGKPGVGITLVDDKEIEVEPAVNINSEEIGGPSAGLMFSLEIYNQLIKEDLTGGYKIAGTGTINSDGTIGRIGGIEQKIVAADKAGAEIFLAPNEKGAEDSNYKAAAETARDIKTDMRIVPVDTFDDAVEYLRSLD; via the coding sequence ATGAGAAGCAAGTTTTATACCCGTTCCTTCTTGATTCTGGCAGTTATTCTTCTGGTCAGTTCGTTTTATTATCTGCCTTATTATGTATCAAAGCCAGGTATGGCGAAAGAACTGGAGCCAATTATTGAGGTCGAAAACGGGAATGAAGAACAAGGTACATTCATGCTGACGACCGTAAGAATGGGCCGGGCTAACATATATGCATACGTAGCTGCTAAATTCAGCAAGTATCAGGAACTATATCCTGTGGAAGAAATACGTTCCGAAAATGAAACAGAAGAAGAATATAATGTACGGCAGCTGCATCTCATGGCAACTTCCAAATTGGCTGCCATTGAAACGGCTTATAAAAAAGCGGGCATACCTATTCATTATCATTATAACGGCGTATATATCCTTAATGTGCTGCCTGATATGCCTGCTCACGGAAAACTGCAGGCTGGTGACCGCATCTTTAAAGTGGATGGCAAGGAATTCAAATCCTCTGATGAATTTATCAGCACGGTCTCCAATAAGCAGGAGGGCAGTGAAATAACATTAACCTTTGAACGCCAGGATAAGATTAAGGAAACCTCGATTCCATTAAAGAAACTTAAAGAAACAGGAAAGCCGGGCGTGGGAATCACCCTGGTTGACGACAAAGAAATAGAGGTCGAACCAGCTGTGAATATTAACAGTGAAGAAATTGGCGGCCCTTCTGCAGGACTGATGTTTTCACTTGAAATTTATAATCAGCTAATAAAAGAAGATTTGACAGGAGGCTATAAAATAGCTGGCACAGGAACGATTAATTCGGACGGGACAATCGGAAGAATAGGCGGCATCGAGCAAAAAATAGTGGCCGCAGACAAAGCCGGAGCAGAAATCTTCCTTGCCCCTAATGAAAAAGGAGCAGAGGACTCCAATTACAAAGCAGCTGCTGAAACAGCCAGGGATATCAAGACCGATATGAGAATCGTTCCTGTAGATACCTTTGATGACGCAGTGGAATATTTAAGGAGCCTGGATTAA
- the ylbJ gene encoding sporulation integral membrane protein YlbJ — protein sequence MFRSKLKTVTLALSVTLMAISLISFPQESVDASIRGLNMWWEIVFPSLLPFFIVSEMLIGFGVVKFIGVLLEPLMRPLFRVPGVGGFVWAMGMASGYPAGAKLTARLRQEGQLSKTEAERLVSFTNCSNPLFIFGAVSVGFFNNAKLGVILALAHYLGNITVGLLMRFYGKTTRQPPPGAKRSKPSIRAALSALHRTRIKDNRPIGKLLGDAVMSSIQTLLMIGGFIILFSVINKLLFHIGITAFLAKGLEAVLSIFSLPAELSIPFISGLFEITLGSQMTSQVQQATLMQQVIIVSFILAFSGFSVQAQVASILAQTDINFKPFFFARIVHGFAAAFYTFVLWQPIYERFYNTEQPSNAIPVGFFEKYSFLGKLLDEIAASGPLITILALLVYTFMLARRLDKK from the coding sequence GTGTTTCGTTCCAAATTAAAAACGGTTACTCTTGCACTCTCTGTAACCTTAATGGCCATCTCATTAATTTCCTTTCCCCAGGAATCGGTTGATGCATCAATCAGGGGATTAAATATGTGGTGGGAAATTGTATTTCCCTCATTGCTGCCCTTCTTCATTGTATCAGAAATGCTGATCGGCTTCGGTGTAGTAAAATTTATAGGGGTACTCCTTGAACCTTTGATGAGGCCTTTATTCAGAGTACCCGGAGTTGGAGGGTTTGTTTGGGCAATGGGGATGGCTTCAGGCTATCCCGCCGGTGCCAAACTGACCGCAAGACTGCGGCAGGAAGGACAGCTCTCAAAAACAGAAGCAGAGCGCCTGGTTTCTTTTACTAATTGTTCAAATCCTTTGTTTATCTTCGGTGCTGTATCGGTTGGTTTTTTTAATAACGCCAAGCTTGGTGTGATATTGGCCCTGGCTCATTATCTCGGCAATATTACCGTCGGTTTATTAATGAGGTTCTACGGAAAAACAACCAGGCAGCCTCCCCCTGGTGCAAAGAGGTCAAAACCATCTATACGGGCAGCCTTATCAGCCCTACATCGGACAAGAATAAAAGATAATCGCCCGATAGGCAAGCTTCTTGGGGATGCAGTCATGTCATCCATCCAAACACTTTTGATGATTGGCGGATTTATCATATTATTCTCTGTTATTAACAAACTTCTATTCCATATTGGAATCACAGCATTTCTTGCTAAAGGCTTAGAAGCTGTATTGTCAATATTCAGTCTGCCAGCAGAATTGAGCATCCCATTCATTTCCGGCTTATTTGAAATAACACTTGGCAGCCAGATGACAAGCCAGGTTCAGCAGGCAACATTAATGCAGCAGGTCATTATTGTCAGCTTCATACTAGCATTCAGCGGATTTAGCGTGCAGGCCCAGGTAGCAAGCATCCTGGCCCAAACTGATATTAATTTCAAGCCTTTCTTTTTCGCAAGAATCGTTCATGGCTTTGCAGCTGCCTTTTATACATTCGTCCTTTGGCAGCCAATTTATGAACGTTTTTACAATACGGAGCAGCCATCCAATGCCATTCCGGTCGGGTTTTTTGAGAAATATTCATTTTTGGGCAAATTATTAGATGAAATAGCCGCTTCAGGACCGCTTATCACCATACTTGCACTTTTGGTATATACTTTTATGCTCGCCAGGCGTTTGGATAAGAAGTAA